In Acanthochromis polyacanthus isolate Apoly-LR-REF ecotype Palm Island chromosome 9, KAUST_Apoly_ChrSc, whole genome shotgun sequence, the DNA window agcggCACGTACAGCCAAGAAAAATAATCCTCCCCCTGTGGCGAGTGCAGCTCCGTGCGCCGCCCCACTCCCGCTCCGCCGCCGGACTCTGAGTAAATACATTCAGCCATAATAGGCCTTTTGTCATAAGCAGGGGAGAGAAAAACGCGATTTGCGACGGagataaataattgaaaaaaatgcggCTGTCCGACTGCGCATCCCTGGGAGTGAATAGAGAAATGCTGCGCCAGTGTCCCGGCTGAGAGACGGAGCCGATCTTCCCCCCAACAGAAGCTCTCCCCGAGCCGCCcacccctccttccctccctccctcctgtcATCGGGCTACACAATATCGCTGCCAAAAATCATCGTTTTCCAACATGGTAAGTTGTTTTTCGTGTCCGTATTTGCACAGCGATTGTGTCGGCGACGCGCGGCCTGCGGGGGAAATGCACATCCGggactgtgtttttttgtcggAGGAGTCATAATATTTTATGAATCATAACTTGTTATGATGTAGGAGCGCGCGTAACGTGCAACAGGTCTCCGTACAGTAGCGGGGACGCGCATCTCTCCGCCGGTTTTTTGCGCTCGTTTCCAAACATTGGTGGAAACGAGCATCGCGGACGCGGTAAAATTGGCAAGATGGCacgaaagagaaaaaaacaacaggaatgCCTTGTTGGCACGATTGAGTTTTGTCTAAAAGACGATGATATTCTCTGTTTGGACTGTTTGACAGCAGTTGGAGTTATGACTTGTTTCTGTTTGGATAAATATTATCGATTGCGCAATGACGCACAGCTTTATAACCAAATTATTTCCTCTTTAGTCCTCAGCTTACATTGTTCGGAAATCATTGATTGGCTTGCATAGACAAGTGTACTCACAGGCCCAACACAGAAATGAGACATTAATCCAGTGTTTAACTGTCTGTTACTGGCTGTGAAATGAACTGATGGCCGACACTGTGCAACAAAGGAGGACCTGTTTCAATAATTCAGACTCAAATCATTATCTGATTTCAATCATTCAGACTTTACATCAAACCCCGGGTGCGTTTTATTATTCTGTCCGAGTCCCACAGAGACGgggagggaggtggaggaggaaggcTGTCACAGGGCCCGGGctgaaaaattatttttctcctcctcaCTCTGCCCGTGTCTTTTCTTTCACTACCTAAACTCCACGTGGTTAAGCAGTCGGGATGAGGGTGAAAAGGGAGCATTGTGCTTCCAGTCAGTGGCCTTATGTGTTGGAGAGGCTCTGAGAGGGTGATGTTCACTCAGCTGTGCTTCCCTCAACGCCATTgttgcaacaacaacaaaaaaaaatccacctcgTTTCAGCCGCTCTGTTTACTGAGCCTGTATGGGAGTCAACAAGAAATCCACAAAGCCATTTAAACACCTTGAAAAGGCTtcaagaggtgtgtgtgtgtgtgcgacaaGGTGTCCGGCATGTGGCACAGTATGTTTGAAtacatgttttaaagaaaaagatgtttttgGCTTTTGCGCACACCTGTACGCACAGTTTCTCCTCTTTTACGCACAGACAGACGTGCACAAGggtggtttttattttattttattcacataATAGGAAGCTCAGCAAAGGGCCACAGAGTGATGAACTTCAATGTATGAGGGTTTACTGAAGAGAGGCAGTGGACTCCTGGCTCAAAAGACGGGGTGTTCACTCGCCATTTGAATGCAAAGTAGTGGATGAACaagtgaggtgtgtgtgtgtgtgtgtgtgtgtgtgtgtgtgtgtgtgtgtgtgtgtagagaaGGAGGGCCAACGGTGagtttttttttgagaaaaggGAGACTTGTTGAGAGAAACTGTCACACATGCCTCTTTGGCTCTTCAGTcgtgtttttttccactctttctGCACCACAATGCCACCAACGTGGATCCACTTTATTTAGTCTAACCGACCCGGATCAACATGTTGTCaccttctttattttttttggaaataataCTTTAGTTTGTCTTAATTTTTTCGTCTAAGTAATTTAGATACATACTTTTTCCAGTGTGCAGGGAGACAGAATCACAGTTGTGTGTTGGCCAATGCGCCCCTGCGTCGGTGccatcctgcagcagcagcagcatgtccCGTCGGAAACAGAAACGACCCCAGCAGCTTATGAGCCTGACCCTCGGTGCCTGTCGGATACTTGAACATGGTGAGACATGGACTGTGTGTCAGCAGAATACTGGCCACTCAGCCACATGAGATTTACATTAGAAGCGAAGTTTTGACCTCACAGAAGTCCTCAGGGTGCAGAGTTTGTGTAAATGTTAGTGCAAGCAGGCCTGCATTATTGTTATGGTATATGTGTAACCTGTAGACTTAAACCGGGCTTTATTATCTCGTATTGCATTGTATATTTTGAACAAAGCTTAGGAAACAGCAGTTTTGGAATTCAGTCATTTATATAATTGGTTTCAACCTATTTGCATTGAATGTTAAACTATATTTAGGTCTATGTTGTGCTACTATGCTCAGAAAATTAAGGCTTGTTGGAATTGTTAGTCTTTAATTCATTCGCTGTGGTTGCAGCCTCCGTTGCACCATAAAAACCCAAGTGTCTTCACTCCCCCCCTTCACTGCCAGGTTCAAAGACACAGACCACCCAGGATTCAGAGATGTACAGTAAATCCATGCAGAAATATCTGTGGAAAAGCAACGTGTagtgaattttaaaatgtgtcacacTAAAAGCAGTGATTGGGTTTGGAAAAAGCGAATGAACAAAGAAGGTGAAGGAAAAGGAAACTTTGTGAGGCGCTGTACAAGGTGCTCTAACTGCAACAGCATTAGACCCCATTGtcccttttcagctttgttGCTGACCACTGAAGCATGAACATACCCACGAAGAAGTGTGTatgtgacagtgtgtgtgtctgtccacTCCAGTTACAGGAATAGGGACCACATTGTGTCATAAGATTGTAGCTTCCCAGCAAACTGCACCgagttgtgtatgtgtgtgcacaggCGTACAAAGGTTTAGCTTTTATTGTGTTGCGGGCTGATGGGGATGGGTGAGCTGTGTGTGTCCCCCTATGCTTCCCTGGGCTAACTTTGCTCGCCAATGGCCTGTGAGTCATCATGTCTGTCTACTTGTTTTCTTTGCACGTCACCTCACGTCCTCTGCCTCCCCCTAAACCGTATCGGGAATGCGACCCCACTGTGTTTAAGGTCAAGTCAGCCGGCCAATCGGGCGTCCAGCGCAGTGTCCAGTGTCCAGCATCCAACCAGGACGTCACCCCGAACCCCCATCAAGCTGCCGAGGGGGTGGGGCTCTTCAGGGGATGAAAGGAAGACAGACTGAATGGAAGTGGAAAGAAAGGGAAAGAGGCAGGGACAGAAGAGTGTCTTAGGATGtggcttctttttttcatttcggCGGctgtggtggaggtggtgggggcGAGGTGAAGTCCattgtcttgtgtgtgtgttgccctGGAAACAAGGTGGGCTCCTCTGCGGGTGAGCGGTGTGTTCTTGCAGACCAGTGGAATCTCCATCtgcatgatgtgtgtgtgtttgtgtgtgcagttgATGAGGATTGACAGGacaaagagcaacaaaacaaacacaggtgGATGATAAGGTGGAGGAAATTAAACCAAGAGGTTAAATGTCACCTCCAAGATAACTGAATTCCTTCATTTCCTACTTGTTGCCTAAAAAAAGTCACCTACTTCTCACTACTGGAGTTCAGGAGCTGTTATTGAATTccctaaaatatattttatacagATTAtaaccatttttttgtttttctttcaatttcCCCAGATGACAACTTGGCAGTGAAGTCAGACTTCCTTCCAAATATCGTGGATTCTCCTTTGTGCTCTCCGTCTTCTTCTCCTCAAAGCTCCCAGCTGCCTTCTGCTCTTTGTTCATCTTTCAAGGGCTCTCAGGCCTCCTCTCGACCCACTAAAGGTTCGCCACCACCTTGTTCACCCAGACTGCCTCCCCAGCCACCCCTCAAAGACCGACAGCCTTGCGTCTCTCCTGACTTCCCTCCCTCTTCCCAAACGCAGCATCCACTTGCCCTTCAACTATCCGGGTGCGATTCCACATCTTTTCCAAATACCCTCAACCACTCCCCCCGAGGCGCACACATGGCCTCTCCCAAGTTGGGGCTGTcagccaccaccaccacctcttcctcctcctcatcttcctctgcCTCCCTATGTCCTCCGCCGCACCCTGGAAGCCCCAGTCGTGTTCCAGAGGGTCCCCCAAGTCCCGTTACTCCCACCCCCAGCCCAGGAGTCACATCTGCCTCAGCTGCCCCCTCTAGGACCCAGCTGAGCATCGCCCTGATCCTGGAGGAGCTCCGCGTGCTGCAGCAAAGGCAGATCCACCAGATGCAGATAACAGAGGAGATCTGTAGACAGGTGTTGCGTCTTGGTGGAGCCTCCTACAGCATAGATGCACCGTCCCAGCATCTCCTGCCCCCTCTGCCACAGCTCTGCCTGGAAAGTAGCAAAAGAGCATCCAGCCCAGTATCCCAGCCCAGTGCACCTCAGCCGTCCACCTCTGTTGCTCCTCTTCTGGCATGTTTCTCCTCCTTGCTCCCCTCTCAAGCAGTCAATAAACCCTCACAGTCTGGCAGCTCCCTGTCTCAAATCCTGCAGCCTCACAAGCCACAGCTGGAAGGAACAGGAGGGACTGCAGGAGCTCATGGTTATCTGAGGGGGAGCTCTCAATCCTCAGCTCCCTCCACCTCTTCCTCTGCTGCCATCTCCATGGCTTCCTCCACCTATCCGCTAGCCCTATCTTTAGCTCTACCCAATCGCTATCTTCATGAGAAATCTCCAAATACCAGTTCAGTGAGTGGGCACAGTGGCTTGTCTTTCCTAAACTCATCCCTCCCCACATCAGTATCTATTGTCTCAAACTCACCACATGCTCTGCAGTCTGTCTCTGGAGGAGGAGACCCTTCATCTGCATCCAGCTCCACTGCTACTGGCCGTCTCCAGCACGGCTGTCGCTTTTGTGGAAAAATGTTCAGCAGTGATTCTGCTCTGCAGATACATCTCCGCTCTCACACAGGAGAACGACCCTATCAGTGTCCAGTCTGCCTCAGCCGCTTCACCACACGGGGTAACCTCAAAGTGCACTTCCTTCGCCACCGTGAACAAAACCCAGAGCTCTCACTCTCACTTCTGCCACCATCTTTGTTTGGAGTAGCATTAGGAGCCACTGGAGGATCAGATATGGGACAGACCATGAGCGGTGGCAGCAGTAGTAGTGGCATGAGTATGAtacagaagaagagaaaaagcaGAGGTGAGGATGAAACGTGTGGAGATAGTTTGGAGGCTAGTGGCACGAGCACTGGGCTTTCTCTAGGGGCCTCTGGAGGATCTGCCCCCTCTACACTGCCGTTGCCTCCTAGTGTAGATCTGGCTTTAATTTCCCATTCTCTCCTGCAGCTCAATAGGGCTGCAgctgtagctgctgcagcttctatTGCGTCTGGCTCATCCCATgcatcctcctcttcatcctccaccTCTTCTCTGGCTACCTCCCTCCTCTCAAACCCGTCCCTGTCTTCGTCTTCCGCCATCACTGGGTTGTTTAAAGGTGCCAAGCAGCAGCACTTTGATGAAAACACTCCCCCTCATGCCCCAATGCTTTCTCCTGCAGCTTATTCCCAGTTGGCTCACCTGCCTAAAATTCTTTTCCCATCTGTCTCTACTTCATCCTCTACCCCAGCTGGACATTCATCCCTCTACAACCACCCAGCCTTAGGCTTGCTACGCACTGCGTTACCCTCTACACCAGGCTCCCACCAACTTACTTCTTCCAGTCATTCCCAACTCTCTTTCCCCTTCTCTTCCTTTCCTAAAGTCCCAGTTCCATCCACCACCACTTCATCCTCCCTGCCTTCCTCCATAGCTACCCCAACTCCTACATCTGAAACCTCTAAGCTGCAGAGGCTGGTGGAGAAACTAGAGAAGGCTCctccctgctcctcctctcCATGGACTTCTTCTACTTCCACTTCAGTGCTGGAGAATTTATCTAGCAGTAACACTACCTCCCTAGCATTGTCTGCCAACAGTTGTTTCACAAATGCCAGCACTTCTACTACATATGTCATGGCATCCCCACAGTCTTCAAGTCTTGTCACCACTTCTGTTTCCAACTTCACCCGTGAGATGGTTGCTGCCCTTGGCATGAGTGCAAATGGAGCAAGTGCCATGGCAGGAGGCATGCTACCATCGCTCAGCATCCCAGGTCCAGCTGCTAACCTGACAAACAACCAGTGTGGGGTGTGTCTTCGGGTGCTGAGTTGTCCCAGAGCGCTGCGGCTGCACCAGGCCACGCACCTCGGAGAACGTCCTTTTCCATGTAAAATATGTGGACGATCTTTCTCGACAAAAGGCAGCCTGCGGTCACATCTCGCCACTCATCACGCCCGACCACCCAATGCACGTGTCCAGAACTCTTGCCCACTGTGCCAGCGCAAGTTCACTAATGCCCTGGTGCTTCAGCACCACATCCGAATGCACCTTGGTGGACAGTTGCCCCCAGATGGTTCAGAGGATTCTGCACATGAGATGCCATCTGAATCTGATGCCAAACCGTTGCTACAATCTCAGTCTCAGTCCACTGACCCAAACGCTGCCTCTAGTAAAACACCTCCTCTAGCCGGCCACACTAAGAGCCCAGCACCAAGCTCACAATTTCAGTCTCCAGCAGTTGGTTCCATCCCTGTCTCTGGCAGTATGAAATCAGCTGATTTCACTAAAAATCCCAGCAAGTCTCCATCCTGCAGCCCAGACCACATTCCCCCCTCTGACCTCAGCCCTGACCCCTTCATGAATCCCACCACACAAACTCCACCACCAGGCAGTGCAGACCCCCCTGTCCT includes these proteins:
- the sall2 gene encoding sal-like protein 2 isoform X1, translated to MSRRKQKRPQQLMSLTLGACRILEHDDNLAVKSDFLPNIVDSPLCSPSSSPQSSQLPSALCSSFKGSQASSRPTKGSPPPCSPRLPPQPPLKDRQPCVSPDFPPSSQTQHPLALQLSGCDSTSFPNTLNHSPRGAHMASPKLGLSATTTTSSSSSSSSASLCPPPHPGSPSRVPEGPPSPVTPTPSPGVTSASAAPSRTQLSIALILEELRVLQQRQIHQMQITEEICRQVLRLGGASYSIDAPSQHLLPPLPQLCLESSKRASSPVSQPSAPQPSTSVAPLLACFSSLLPSQAVNKPSQSGSSLSQILQPHKPQLEGTGGTAGAHGYLRGSSQSSAPSTSSSAAISMASSTYPLALSLALPNRYLHEKSPNTSSVSGHSGLSFLNSSLPTSVSIVSNSPHALQSVSGGGDPSSASSSTATGRLQHGCRFCGKMFSSDSALQIHLRSHTGERPYQCPVCLSRFTTRGNLKVHFLRHREQNPELSLSLLPPSLFGVALGATGGSDMGQTMSGGSSSSGMSMIQKKRKSRGEDETCGDSLEASGTSTGLSLGASGGSAPSTLPLPPSVDLALISHSLLQLNRAAAVAAAASIASGSSHASSSSSSTSSLATSLLSNPSLSSSSAITGLFKGAKQQHFDENTPPHAPMLSPAAYSQLAHLPKILFPSVSTSSSTPAGHSSLYNHPALGLLRTALPSTPGSHQLTSSSHSQLSFPFSSFPKVPVPSTTTSSSLPSSIATPTPTSETSKLQRLVEKLEKAPPCSSSPWTSSTSTSVLENLSSSNTTSLALSANSCFTNASTSTTYVMASPQSSSLVTTSVSNFTREMVAALGMSANGASAMAGGMLPSLSIPGPAANLTNNQCGVCLRVLSCPRALRLHQATHLGERPFPCKICGRSFSTKGSLRSHLATHHARPPNARVQNSCPLCQRKFTNALVLQHHIRMHLGGQLPPDGSEDSAHEMPSESDAKPLLQSQSQSTDPNAASSKTPPLAGHTKSPAPSSQFQSPAVGSIPVSGSMKSADFTKNPSKSPSCSPDHIPPSDLSPDPFMNPTTQTPPPGSADPPVLCVSVPLPGSQQTDQASPIPEDNQVQQQAPADVHLPTSTPSPLPSNVTKTTVSPTSPAGDCGEDEASTSSDAFLGSKSNLEDSQSTPALGAPFAYTCPTPSQDVSDANATATLESDSISARPQSPEPVEEDKAQSPPPASPKQDQATVPDEDPKMTASSETTDTTGAEVRGGPQRGSGFARETRQSFNFGSYEREDRGEGVKISGLAPSEALDASIPISLAPTLPSPMSRPEKKTYCCAECGKEYASRSGLKGHMKHHGVVTKTSRPPVRSSRSSADQLPSSTSMTSLNIPATRSSAGFWNQYQAFLNTSTEPTDDPTTASRGENESAKSPGQSQADPRASEEAEDECDKGS
- the sall2 gene encoding sal-like protein 2 isoform X2; this encodes MASPKLGLSATTTTSSSSSSSSASLCPPPHPGSPSRVPEGPPSPVTPTPSPGVTSASAAPSRTQLSIALILEELRVLQQRQIHQMQITEEICRQVLRLGGASYSIDAPSQHLLPPLPQLCLESSKRASSPVSQPSAPQPSTSVAPLLACFSSLLPSQAVNKPSQSGSSLSQILQPHKPQLEGTGGTAGAHGYLRGSSQSSAPSTSSSAAISMASSTYPLALSLALPNRYLHEKSPNTSSVSGHSGLSFLNSSLPTSVSIVSNSPHALQSVSGGGDPSSASSSTATGRLQHGCRFCGKMFSSDSALQIHLRSHTGERPYQCPVCLSRFTTRGNLKVHFLRHREQNPELSLSLLPPSLFGVALGATGGSDMGQTMSGGSSSSGMSMIQKKRKSRGEDETCGDSLEASGTSTGLSLGASGGSAPSTLPLPPSVDLALISHSLLQLNRAAAVAAAASIASGSSHASSSSSSTSSLATSLLSNPSLSSSSAITGLFKGAKQQHFDENTPPHAPMLSPAAYSQLAHLPKILFPSVSTSSSTPAGHSSLYNHPALGLLRTALPSTPGSHQLTSSSHSQLSFPFSSFPKVPVPSTTTSSSLPSSIATPTPTSETSKLQRLVEKLEKAPPCSSSPWTSSTSTSVLENLSSSNTTSLALSANSCFTNASTSTTYVMASPQSSSLVTTSVSNFTREMVAALGMSANGASAMAGGMLPSLSIPGPAANLTNNQCGVCLRVLSCPRALRLHQATHLGERPFPCKICGRSFSTKGSLRSHLATHHARPPNARVQNSCPLCQRKFTNALVLQHHIRMHLGGQLPPDGSEDSAHEMPSESDAKPLLQSQSQSTDPNAASSKTPPLAGHTKSPAPSSQFQSPAVGSIPVSGSMKSADFTKNPSKSPSCSPDHIPPSDLSPDPFMNPTTQTPPPGSADPPVLCVSVPLPGSQQTDQASPIPEDNQVQQQAPADVHLPTSTPSPLPSNVTKTTVSPTSPAGDCGEDEASTSSDAFLGSKSNLEDSQSTPALGAPFAYTCPTPSQDVSDANATATLESDSISARPQSPEPVEEDKAQSPPPASPKQDQATVPDEDPKMTASSETTDTTGAEVRGGPQRGSGFARETRQSFNFGSYEREDRGEGVKISGLAPSEALDASIPISLAPTLPSPMSRPEKKTYCCAECGKEYASRSGLKGHMKHHGVVTKTSRPPVRSSRSSADQLPSSTSMTSLNIPATRSSAGFWNQYQAFLNTSTEPTDDPTTASRGENESAKSPGQSQADPRASEEAEDECDKGS